In Cynocephalus volans isolate mCynVol1 chromosome 13, mCynVol1.pri, whole genome shotgun sequence, a genomic segment contains:
- the HMGB2 gene encoding high mobility group protein B2 — translation MGKGDPNKPRGKMSSYAFFVQTCREEHKKKHPDSSVNFAEFSKKCSERWKTMSAKEKSKFEDMAKSDKARYDREMKNYVPPKGDKKGKKKDPNAPKRPPSAFFLFCSEHRPKIKSEHPGLSIGDTAKKLGEMWSEQSAKDKQPYEQKAAKLKEKYEKDIAAYRAKGKSEAGKKGPGRPTGSKKKNEPEDEEEEEDDDDEEEEDEDEE, via the exons ATGGGTAAAGGAGACCCCAACAAGCCGAGGGGCAAAATGTCCTCGTATGCCTTCTTCGTGCAGACCTGCCGGGAAGAGCACAAGAAGAAACACCCAGACTCTTCCGTCAATTTTGCCGAATTCTCCAAGAAATGTTCGGAGAGATGGAAG ACCATGTCTGCAAAGGAAAAGTCGAAGTTTGAAGATATGGCAAAAAGTGACAAAGCTCGCTATGACAGGGAGATGAAAAATTATGTTCCTCCCAAAGGtgataagaaaggaaagaaaaaagatcccAATGCTCCTAAAAGGCCACc ATCTGCCTTCTTCCTGTTTTGCTCTGAACATCGCCCAAAGATCAAAAGTGAACACCCAGGCCTATCCATTGGGGATACTGCAAAAAAATTGGGTGAAATGTGGTCTGAACAGTCAGCAAAAGATAAGCAACCATATGAACAGAAAGCAGCTAAACTAAAGGAGAAATATGAAAAG GATATTGCTGCATACCGTGCCAAGGGCAAAAGTGAAGCAGGAAAGAAGGGTCCTGGCAGGCCAACAGGCTCAAAGAAGAAGAATGAACCagaagatgaggaggaagaggaagatgatgatgatgaggaggaagaggatgaagaTGAAGAATAA